One part of the Candidatus Thermoplasmatota archaeon genome encodes these proteins:
- a CDS encoding type II toxin-antitoxin system VapC family toxin, which produces MYVLDASVVAKWFVVEEGDDIALSLRKQFEEKEIDIVVPDLLLYEIANALSTFSK; this is translated from the coding sequence ATGTACGTCTTAGACGCTTCAGTCGTAGCCAAGTGGTTTGTTGTTGAGGAGGGAGACGATATCGCTCTTTCCCTCAGAAAACAGTTTGAAGAAAAAGAGATAGACATTGTTGTACCTGATCTGCTTCTGTATGAAATTGCGAATGCTTTAAGTACATTTTCCAAATGA